In the genome of Brachypodium distachyon strain Bd21 chromosome 3, Brachypodium_distachyon_v3.0, whole genome shotgun sequence, the window GGAACATCGgatggcagcagagcagaGATGAAATTACCCCATAGTCCGGTCTCCGACGAGTAAACGCAGGCGAACGCTTCTCCATGTTGCATCTCGACGATTCATGCCACTGCCAAGGCCACCAGGGAGTGGTGGCCGTCTCCGGCAACGCGAAGCACCGCCCCAGTGATCGCGGTCCCCTCCGCATAGAACCCCGGGGGAATGGCTAGGCGGTGCCGGTCGCCGGTGACGGGGTCCCACACCAGGACCTCGAACCGCGTCTTGGAGAAGAGGAGCACGAGACCATGGCAGCATCCAAGTAACCGGAGGGGATCCCCATGGTTGAAATGCAAGGAGAACCACTCGGCGGGGATGCGATTGGGGGGATCAAGAGTAGACATGAAGGATATATATCGTTTTCCCTGATTGTAGAGGTCGACTAAGCAACCGAGGATGGGAGGAGGGTtgtggcggcggtggaagcGGAAGCGGTGGTAGAAGCCAGGTTCGGAGACGAGGCCGCGCCAACGCTTGCAGACGAGGGAGGTGCGCGGGAGGGAGGATGGCTGCGGGGGGAGGCGAAGGAGGATCTCCCTGAGCAGATCGTCATCGTCCAACGGCCCCTCTGCCGTCGTCCCCAGCAAGCGGGGGCGGCGACGAGGGCTGCTTGTCCTCGCTGCAGTGGCCGGTGGGGTCGAGTCCGATGTGGAAGAACGTTGGAAACCTGCCACGGAAACAGAAAATTGAATTACGTTTTTTTCCGACTCTAAATTactgtactccctctgaccaATATTAcctgtctcaaatttgctcaaatatggatataaCTATGTTAAAatcatctagatacatgtaatattttgaccaGTAATTccggacgaagggagtacctTTTTTTAATCAGAACCGAATTACTTCGAGTGACGAAGTACTGGTGGGTAAAAGGTTGAAAATACTAAAAATCATTGGTGGAAATAAGGTTGTGGGGCTAATTTCTGATCTATGGAGTGAGGGTGGGGACAGTCGGCAACTCGTGAGGGGAGAAGTGAAGGAGATTGACATACACATTCACTTACCAACGGTTGGGACGGCGATGACGGCAATGAGGATGACGCTTAAGAACATGTTGCCGCCATGGTGGAAGTCAACCACGATGAGGACGACACCCTCTTTGAGGTTTCCGGGAAGGGGAGCTGAGGAAGAGCCGGATctgaggatggcggcggcggccaaaccCTAGAGAGAGAGGATGATTGGgaaggaagagagaggaaTGAAAGTCGAAAGGGGAAGGGAATAGAGAACTGCACGTGTGGGGGGACGGCAATTGGGAAATTGGGACTGTTTCAATGGGTCGGGAGATCTAGCGGTGGCACTTGTGTCGTAATTTGAGTGGAAACTGAGGGGCAAATTTATCAAGGGCATGAAAACGGACGGGTGGAACGCTCCCGAGGGGAGAAATTCATCCTCTTTCGGCTTTGTACGTTATAAACAGAATTTAAGGATTAAATGTTACTCTTAAAAGAAGGATTTGCTCAAACAACTCTCGGAAGAAATATTCCATGTCAAAGGGAGGAGGACAACTCATGATCTTGAGTATCGGCATCGATTGTGAATGTGTTCTCTTTGTCGCACTACTTATGTAAAACATCATGAATGTTAAAGCAAAAGCGGTTAGTTACTATATTTAGGGGCAATCCATATGCCAATATGCTTTGGCTTTCATCTTTGTCCTGATCATAaaattatttatcattttcatTTCTTGTGAGGTACACGGGACACGTTTTAGAGTAATGCTATGCGTACGTTCATTAGTCGTCTGATTCTAGTACCATGCATCATTTACAAGGGAAGAGAGCAGGCCATGTCCCATAAGGCAGCGTGACAAGCCTACACCATTTTACTTAATAGGATGAAAAATATTGTAGTCCCACACATTTTATTCCTTCCGAGGTTATAATTCATGAAGAACGCAAAGTTTTTTATGACTGTTAGCTTTTGATATGATGATTGTAAGAGCTGAACTTCTTACTTTCTCTTGGCTTCTTGGTGGATGTTTGCTTTTATCGCTGGAAACCCCGGCAGAACCTCTTCGTGGCTTTCTAAAAAATGATGTGCCTAAAAAGTCTTTTATCGATAAAAGAATGCAAAGTTAGGCAACTCATCCAAGCCTTCTCGATAtctcaaagaaagaaaacgaaCACTGCAACCCATCCTTTTTGAATCGTCAGCTATTTATGCAGGAGCAAATATCACCAGGCAGGCAAGTGCAATGCTCCAACATGTAGGAGCTGATGAATGTCTACAAAAATTGGATAATAGACCAGAAATCAGTAAATTAAGTGATTAATTGAACATAATCCAACCGCTTTCATGCCTTCCCAGATCAAGAAAGCAAAATAGCATTGCCCATTCCAGGTTGAATCTACAGTTACATATACAGAAGCAATAGGTGCTATTCAAAATGCAGGATCTTCTTCCCTTCTTCCCAGGTCACACTTTAAATTCAATCAGCATTCGGCAGAACCAGGCGGCTTTTAAGTGCTGAGCTCAGAACCAGATAAAAATTCATCTAAAGCACACACAAAATGGGACATAAATAGAAATTCGACAGGCATGAAAAGACACACAAGCAAGATAAACTGATAGGTGAGCTCGCTCGCTACATGCTTGTTTTGGAAAAGCATAAATTAAGCAAAACCAATTCCTGTCTGGATCACAAAATCCGGATTGTCTGATTTTAATTTTTGTCAGGATGAGCCAGACGTATCCTTTTAGAAGGTAACTCATGAAAGAACTCAAATTCGAATGCATTGCTACTGTTGCTGTTAAGAAAAATGAGCATTGCTACTAGATGGATGCAAATTCAGCTCGTTAAAAGCGTTCCGGCAGCAATGCTCTCTTACTTAGACATATTTTTATCACATACAAAATTAAACAACATGCCATATAAACAGAGATCCAATGTCACATGACTCAAGGATACATATTTTTATCTCAAAGATGTGTACAGCAGACCACAAAATCTAAGCACGAAGAAACTAACTGCAAGATTAACTGGCAGTCACAGAGCAATCAAAGCAAGTCGATTTGCCTTCATTACCAGTTGGTACATAAACCAGATAGCAAATGGAAGTTAACAATAACTTGAAACATACATTCCCAGTTCACAAGTGACCGCGGCAAGTTCAATTACTGCAAGCCCACCACCTCACAATTGAAGAGGGCATGATACATAGGGGGTCAATTTCCTTATGGAGCACGTCACAGGTCTCCTGCACAGTGAGCTACAACGAACAAACCATTTCAGCATCACAGCCACCGGAATGAAATCTAGATGCCTACAGAGCAAACAATGTCATCAGAACAAACCGGTTTGCAACAATCATTCATGGAAAAGCGTTTAAAGCTGTATCTAACAATTTTTGTATAAACCATTCAAACAGTAAACATTAGCTTCACCATTGGGCAAATTGTGCCAAAAGCTCCAAGGTTGAATCATCTCATCAAGCATTATTGGACAAAACCGAGACTATAAGACAAAACAGCAATAGGAAGATAGGTAACTTGTAGTGGCACGGTGGCAAACCTTAAACCTCTATATGCATGTGAACATATGCTCAAGTTTCTTGCTAGCtattccctctgttccataattcttgtcattgttttagttcaatttaGCCTGAGAAGGTGTTGTTGTGTGTTTGCGTAGTGGAATGGACAGACAATACCCGTCTCGTTAACTCGTCCCCTGTGACTAGAGGAAATCTGGCATACATACTAGGATGTTTGTAATTTTACTCCGGGATGAATTAATTGGTTGGAATTACAATCTGAAGCTTGGAAGCATTCGTTTCTACGAATTCTGTTTGTCATGGGATATCAACATCATTCCAGCTAATTAGCCCTCTCAAGCAGCAGCTTACCTGACACTCATGCACCTTCCTGCAGCTGTACTGTACAGCTAAACAGGCAAACACCTTCACTGATACGCCATACCATATTTTTTTATCAGAACtgatttctgttttctttccaCGACACACGCGGCTTGCTTCACAAGGGCTTGCCTGAGAAAACAAAGCTGGCTACATGACACACTCCACTATCACCATTCCTTCGCCGAAAAGACGACACATATATAGGAGAATTCAGGGCCAGGAAATCGCCACCGTTTGATTATCTGCAAAACGGCGAAAAAACACTAGATATGCATCTCAGCTTCATCATGAATTACCCGGGGTGAAATGTCGATATCGCCCCTCGGAACCAACATCAGTGCTATATAAGGCCTCCCCTACACATGCTGAGGCACATCACTCCTCTTCTCCAATCTCCATTGTCCCATTGTTTGTTCCTGAAGCTCAAGCTCGAGCTATCGGTGTCTGTCtgcgagaggaagaagatggcgtCCAAGGCAAGAGCGACgaccgccatggccgccctaTGCGTGCTCTTCCTGCTGTCACTGCAGCGGCAGGCGGCTGCTGCCGCGTGGGAGCCGTCCAGTTTCTGCCAGTGCTACGACCCTTGCTTCGCCGAGTGCCGGCGCCATGCGCCGAAGCTGGTCTGCATGTTCAACCGCGCCAAGAAATGCGCCAACAGCCCggacgccgccgtccaccgcggccacggcggcgagcgcgccgcCATGTGCGAGATCGCCTGCGCCGCCATCTCCGTCTGCGGCGCCCAGCCGCACAACGGTAAGCCGATGATCGCTCGCTGGAGATCGATCGACGACGATGATACACTACATGCATgatattttgttcttttatttggccttcttctttctttctctgatGATGATTTATTTTGCATTTGCAGCAGCAGACGACGAGGCAGCGTGTGTGCGTGACTGCATGAAGTGAAGTGGATCCCTCTAATGCcaattgacttttttttttacttttgagtttgaagaataataatatgatttgAAGAACTGCTGGTGGGAAGGATCATGGGATTTATTTATTACAGGATGGTGAAAGGCTGTACTGACTGTAAAACAGCAATAATAAAAACAACGGGTTTCCATGACCTATTATTCCTGTCTGGATCACAAAATTCCGAATtgtctgtttttcttttgtcagGAAGAAGCCAGACGTTCAATTTCTTTTAGAAGCTAACTCATGAAAGAACTCAAATTCGAATTGCATGGCCACTGTTGCTGTTAAGAAAGAAAAGCATTGCTACGGTTTCGTATCATAtgacttacatattaatagagtaattttttatcaaaggcttgtcttaacgaaaccaaatacacgaacctttgtgaaatggagggagtgcTATAAATCATAGTAACAGAAGTGACCGGGAATATTAGGATTTCAAACacatttaaataaatataaTTGGAACGGAAAGATGAAATTAATGAACTCCAGAAACTACTTAGCAGTTAGCATGCTACTGAAAATTGCTATTGATTAACATGAAAGGATGTTAATAACGGCGTTCCATCATCCAATTATCAAAAAATTAATTTACTTGGTTCTTCTATACCAGCTACAGTGTAAAGAGTAAAGGCTAAATTAAGACTTACTAATATATGTATTACCTGCGGTATAGACGCTTTCAAATGGATAGCTATAAAGAGAATAGGTTTCGAATTGCTTGAACTTCATTGTGTCAAGATGGAGCATGAAGAGGTGAGGCTCTATCTGCATGAACAGGACGTTATTGTGCTCGGGTGCACGGCGATCGGTCTCCCTCTTCCATAATTCGGCCGTGGTGCTGTCTAACTCAAGAATAGCTCACGGGCGATCATAATTCCAATAAAGGGAATCCCCAACAAGGATAGCAGGACTGGACTTATCAATTCTGAGGGGGTCCTGGGGGTCAGAGAACCAAGGTGGAAGTATTGTTGAAACTAAATTACCCCATGCGCCCTTCTTGGAGGAGTAAGTGCAGGCAATCTGCCGTGCGTGATGCTGATCGTCGTTGCCAACTAGGACGACCTGGAAGTGGCCATCTTTGTCCTTGTCGTCAGCGCGAAGAACGGCGCCGTGGATCGATGTCCTCTCCCCCTTCATATCGAACCCCGGGGAAGGTCGAGGCTGTGCAGGTCATCATCAAAGGGCGTCAAATACATGGAGAAGCCGTTCCACGGGACACGGTTGGGGGGATCCAGGGTAGGCACGAAGGAGGGGCCTTCGCCAGGGTCGAGCTCGAAAAAGCCAAGGAGGGGAGGGTTGCggtggtggcggaggcggaagcggcgggtGAAGCGGTGGTcggaggcgaggcggcgccagcgcttggagacGAGGGAGGCGCGTGGGAGCGAGGACGGCTGcggggggaggcggaggaggatctcTTGGAGGAGATCGTCGTCATCCAGCGGCGactccaccgccggcggcagcgagcggcggcgagggttaGGGCTGCTCATCGTATCGGGAAGATCCGGTTTTAGAGTTGGTGGTGAGGTTGGGAGACTAGGGCTACTGCTTGACCATCTCGCACAGGAGGtcttccggcggcggcgccgacgtcgAAGAcgagcggtggtggtggtggcggcggcggcgagggctgCTCTCGGGAGCCCAGGAGAGAGGAGGGTTATCAAATGACTGCGATTTTTACTTGCCCAGTTGCTTCAAAAGAACTGCCATCTGAAGAACTGTCATTTGGTATCTATCCTTTCGTTTCATTTGATAGAAATGAAtggttaaatttgaatttcggATTCTAACACATGGATTTACGAagtgagagacaatttcaAAGAAACGATGTCTTTTAAATAGGAATTGgggttagagcatctccaatgggTTCCGTGAAACTGGGAGGAGAGGaaacttttgaaaaaaattgtctCTTCTCCAGCAGTTTCCTAAACCTCGCCCCCTATATTTCTTTTTAGTTCCCCTGACAAGTGGAGCCCATATGTCATTGACTATGTTCTTCTATCCTCTTCTCCGACCAAGTCTCCTCTGTGAATCTCAATCTCACGCACCCCGCCGCTCAGCCCACTGCCGCTCTACCTCCCCCACCGGCCGCTGCTGCCACACGTTGCGTCGgcgcctcctctgccgccggCAGCCCCTTTCCCTCCACCACCCAATCTGTTGATGTTGCTCCTCCGTCATTGGCGCTGCTGCGGTCCGAAATTGCATCGGGAAGGTCGCTGGGGGAAGGGAGGGGGTCCGCGAGGCTGCGGCGGAGCTCATCAGCCGAATCAACGTTGTAGTCTCCGGCGGCAGGCGACAGATGGAGGCGCAGTAGGGCGCTCGCCGGCCCGATTCGCTACCGGATAGCCTCGGGAGGGAGCAGCGGAGGcggtgcaggcggcggcgccagaCGATTCGGTGGAGGTGGGCCGGCCGGAAGGGAAAGGAAACTGGCGGTTTTTCTTCCGTGCGAGCTTCTCACGTTTTAGGGAACGGGGACTTGGTTCCCTGTATTtaggaagaggagagagaaaataggAAATGCTCTGATGGAGTAACCAGCCAGTAAAGAGAATCCCCAACCAGCACGGCGCCAACGGACTTGCCCGTGAAACACATGGCGGGAGTCTTCGATAAGATGGCCAGCATGCTTGCCGTAGATGCATGAACCTCAGATAGGAGCAGTATGGAGATGACATTACCCCAAACGCTGGTCTCCGATGAATAAACGCAGGCGAGTGCTTGTGCTCGTGAATGTTGCTTCCAGACGGATTGTTGTGTCACTGCCAAGGCTACCAGGAAGTGGCGGCCGTCTTCAGCAGCGCGAAGCACCGCCCCACTGATCGAGGTCTCCCACTCATAGAACCTCGGGGGAATGGGTAGGCGGTGCCGGTCATCGGTGACTGGGTCCCACACCAGGACCTCGCACCGCGTGATGGAGAAGAGGAGCACGAGACCATGGCAGCATCCAAGTAACCGAAGGGGGTCCCCATGGTCAAATTCCAAGGAGAAGCGCCCGGCGGGGATGCGATTGGGGGGATCAAGAGTTGACACGAAGGATATACCTCGCAGGCCCTGGTTGGGGAGCTCGACTAAGCAACCGAGGATGGGAGGAGGATTGCGGCGGTGGTGGAAGCGGAAGTGGCGGGAGAAGCCAGGGTCGGACACGAGGTGGCGCCAGCGCTTGCAGACGAGGGAGGCACGCGGGAGGGAGGACGGCTGCGgggggaggcagaggaggatcTCCTTGAGAAGGTCGTCATCGTCCAGCAgccccaccaccgccgccgacgagcgatggcggcgccgaggGCTGCTCACCCTCGCTGCGGTGGCCGGTGGAGTCGAGGCCGACGTGCAACCTGCGATGGAAATAGAAATCTTAATCGGATGGCTATGATCATCGACTGAGAAAGACACTCTGTTTTTACTCTAAATTACTTTCTTTGAGATTAAAACCAAATTACTCCAGGCGATGAATTTAGACCGGCCGAATTCTTATTGGCACCGGTGGGTGACGCACAGATCTACGCGATTGAAAACACTAAACATCTTCGAGCGATGCAAGGTCGTCGAGTTAATTTTTGGTATGTGGAGAGAGGGCATATCACATACCTGCGGTTACTAGGGCGATGAGGGTAGCTGCGGCGATGAGGCTGACGCTTAGGAACATGTTGCTACCACGGTGAAAGTTGGCCACGTCGAGGATACCACCCTCTCTGAGGGTTGGGGGGGAAGGGAGACGtcgcgggggaggaggggagtTGAGGACGAGTCGGATCTAAGGATtcgcggggaggagggagaacgATGGGGAGGGAGAAAGGGGAACAAAAGTCGATAGgggaaggaaataaaagagcGGCGTGCTTGGGGAAAGTGAAGGAGTGTTCCCAATGTGTCAGGAGAGGTAGCGGTGGCTTTTGGGCCGTAATATGAGTGCAAACCGAAGTGCAAATTTCATCTGGGGCATGATAGCGATCGGTGGAAACCTCCCGAGGAGAGAACTTTCTCGAACAAATAATGGTCGTACATGAATAACGATAATCTTCCTTTTTAATGTGTATCTTTTGGCGCAAAGGCCAGGATACACccccttttcggaaaaaaagaaaaagtgtTACTCTTGGAAGAAGAAAACTCATAATCTATGTCACAGAGAAGAAGACAACTCATGATCGTAATATCTTCATCGATTGTAAATGTGTTTTCCTTGCCATGCTACTTATGTAAAATTTTGCGAATGTTAGGCGGTTACTCGGTGTGTTTTGGGGCAATCCTTGCCAATATTGCTTCTtattttaatcttttttttcttgtgcgTGAGGAACACGGGACACGTTTTAGTAGTATTAGTGAATTCAATGCTTTCATGCCAGTCTATAGAAATTGGATGACAAACAAGAAACCAATAAATTACGTGATTAATTGAACATAATCCAACTGCTTTCATGCCTTCCCAGACCCAGAATAtcaaagaaagcaaaacaGCATTAATTGCCCGGTCCAGGTTGAATCGACAGTTTTCCATGGAGAAGCAAAATGGCACAAGGTAGACAGGTGCTATTCTCAGAGTTATTCCCATAATCCTGCAACTCAGCCACCGGAAATTCTAGATATCTGCAGATCGAGCAAACAATGTAATCGGTCAAACAAATTTGTACAAAGCATTAAGGAAAATCGGCTGAAGTTATTCTTAAGGTTTTCGTATTCCTCAAACAGTAAACATTAGCTTCACCAATGTGGAAATTGTGCCAAAGGTTCCAGAATTAATCACCGCAGCAtcatcaaacaaaacaaacgtTCACTACTACCAAACGGTGCATATGTGACgagacatcagtgacggaccTTTCGCGCTtcgtgcccgtcactgatgacccacatcagtgacggtcgcgtccacgcccgtcactgatgacccctcatcagtgacgggtgcggtacgcccgtcactgatgaagcGCCGTAcgcccgtcactaatggtttaatttgaaaaataacaaaattcagaaaagcagacatcagtggcgggcccaATAtctaggcccgccactgatgatcccTGGAGACCTTTGAAGAtttgaaaaatcataactaattcataaaaaatcgaAAAattgtgattctttttgctatAGTCTTAGTTTTTCTTGATTAACATGATGGTataataatatcatatgttaacatttgaaaaatgacttgtgtagtacaattttgtagttTCCCACAGTTGAGTGTATGGTTTAAGCCAAATGATTAAAGTTTTGTCCATTTCCATGTCCTAattcatgataatgtatccattttttgcacataGGTGTATATTACCATGCCAAAAAGTGTTGCCAAAGAAATGtattgaaaaaaatattcttgATTATATCTTGTTATTTTCCATAGTTGAactttttgttttatttaagccaaatgaccaaagtgTGTCCATTTCTATGCCACAGTT includes:
- the LOC112271472 gene encoding F-box/kelch-repeat protein At3g17530-like; the encoded protein is MFLSVILIAVIAVPTVGFQRSSTSDSTPPATAARTSSPRRRPRLLGTTAEGPLDDDDLLREILLRLPPQPSSLPRTSLVCKRWRGLVSEPGFYHRFRFHRRHNPPPILGCLVDLYNQGKRYISFMSTLDPPNRIPAEWFSLHFNHGDPLRLLGCCHGLVLLFSKTRFEVLVWDPVTGDRHRLAIPPGFYAEGTAITGAVLRVAGDGHHSLVALAVA
- the LOC100840012 gene encoding uncharacterized protein LOC100840012 — translated: MFLSVSLIAAATLIALVTAGCTSASTPPATAARVSSPRRRHRSSAAVVGLLDDDDLLKEILLCLPPQPSSLPRASLVCKRWRHLVSDPGFSRHFRFHHRRNPPPILGCLVELPNQGLRGISFVSTLDPPNRIPAGRFSLEFDHGDPLRLLGCCHGLVLLFSITRCEVLVWDPVTDDRHRLPIPPRFYEWETSISGAVLRAAEDGRHFLVALAVTQQSVWKQHSRAQALACVYSSETSVWGNVISILLLSEVHASTASMLAILSKTPAMCFTGKSVGAVLVGDSLYCPNPRRRSLPPAVESPLDDDDLLQEILLRLPPQPSSLPRASLVSKRWRRLASDHRFTRRFRLRHHRNPPLLGFFELDPGEGPAQPRPSPGFDMKGERTSIHGAVLRADDKDKDGHFQVVLVGNDDQHHARQIACTYSSKKGAWGNLVSTILPPWFSDPQDPLRIDKSSPAILVGDSLYWNYDRP